A region of Triplophysa rosa linkage group LG16, Trosa_1v2, whole genome shotgun sequence DNA encodes the following proteins:
- the LOC130566748 gene encoding uncharacterized protein LOC130566748 codes for MVFRSMSCLIGVLSSPLGFGKSSVDRSGPQRVCRQVSILRPMGNVSEPTRNSNIQLTSNNPSSWSQQLSWVEYAHNSLPASATGMSPFECSLGYQPPLFPSQELDAAVPSALAFVWWCHRTWTRAREVLAQTSLKTKTAADRHLVSPPAYVCGQRVWLSIKDLPLRAPSRKLAPRFIGPFRSAKVVNPVAVRLKLPPHLGRVHPVFHVSRVKPVVSSHLNPASSRLTPPPPRLVDGIPAYTVRKLLDICRRGRGFQYLVDLEGYGTDERSWIPSRDVLDRSLIMDFHRRRALVGVHLDLYPSQATTRRRSPDSIPGRGRPPDSQHWSRVEWGPQSLPSTSYCRRPILSPSRRVHPFWGLQFSPVGFCSIDCCLYLINSFGFRRTWVVLYFCHDTYVLQ; via the exons ATGGTCTTCCGGTCAATGTCGTGtctgataggggtcctcagttcacctctcggttttggaaagagttctgtcgacagatcggggcctcagcgagtctgtcgtcaggtttccatcctcagaccaatgggcaatgtgagcgagccaaccaggaacTCCAACATCCAACTGACATCCAACAATCCCagttcctggagccaacagctctcgtGGGTGGAATATGCTCACAACTCCCTACCCGCCTCAGCCACAGGTATGTCCCCATTTGAGTGCTCTCTGGGTTATCAACCACCTCTGTTTCCCTCCCAGGAACTCGATGCTGCGGTTCCTTCAGCTCTGGCGTTCGTCTGGTGGTGCCACCGGACCTGGACGAGggccagagaggttttggcccAAACCTCCCTGAAGACCAAGACAGCGGCCGATCGCCACCTGGTCTCTCCTCCTGCGTATGTGTGCGGTCAACGGGTATGGCTCTCCATCAAGGACCTACCTCTCCGGGCGCCTTCCCGTaagctggcacccaggttcattgggccattccggagcgccaaggtggttaatccagtGGCCGTGCGGCTCAAGCTTCCTCCACAtcttggtcgagttcaccctgtATTCCATGTTTCCAGGGTTAAACCCGTAGTCTCCTCCCATCTCAACCCAGCCAGTTCTCGGCTCACCCCCCCTCCCCCTCGACTGGTGGATGGCATTCCGGCATATACCGTCAGGAAGTTGCTGGACATCTGCCGTCGAGGCAGGGGCTTTCAATACCTAGTGGACTTGGAGGGTTATGGCACTGATGAGAGGTCGTGGATTCCCTCGCGGGATGTGTTGGACCGGTCGTTGATCAtggacttccaccggagacgag CTCTCGTTGGCGTTCACCTCGACCTCTACCCATCGCAGGCAACTACCCGCAGGCGGAGTCCGGATTCCATTCCTGGTCGTGGTCGACCTCCAGATTCTCAGCACTGGTCCCGGGTTGAGTGGGGTCCCCAGTCACTTCCCTCCACGTCTTATTGTCGGAGACCTATCCTCAGCCCGAGTCGCCGTGTTCATCCCTTCTGGGGACTCCAGTTCTCACCGGTTGGGTTTTGTTCTATTGACTGCTGCCTGTATTTAATAAACTCCTTCGGATTTCGCCGCACTTGGGTCGTCCTGTATTTCTGTCATGACACATACGTACTACAATAA